In Methanococcoides sp. LMO-2, the genomic stretch CGTTATAGCATCTGTCACTTATGTTATTTAATTTTTATGAGCAATTTACTTTATGAAATTAATATCATCAAATTCAGTAGTTTACTAATTTCTTCTCCTTGATGATCTCATAGGAAATAATTATGTATTAAGTAAGACATTGTATGAGTAGTGAGTGGAAATTAGTTCTAAAAGCATGGGACTATAGGGGGACTCGACATGTCATATGGGGCAATAATTGGTGCAATAGTAGGACTTATCATAGCTTGGCTAATAGTAGCTTTCAAATCAAAATTTACATATTTAGGTGGAGGTTACGGGGAATTTGAAGGCTGGGGAATCCTTAAAACTTTATTGTTATACCTATTATTGGGAGTTATTGGGGCAATAATTGGGAGTATTCTGCTTTGAAAGAGTCACATGGCTTCAAAGCTGAAAATAATTTTGAGAGAGTTAACCTAAACCTTCAGTCATATAAACAGCTTTAATGATAGCTGCTAATATTCCACTAATATATCCAATATTTATTTGGGTATGTAGAGATCCTATTGTTCCGTCTAAATGGCAACCTTTCTGTTGCCTAACAGATAACTGATTCCATGCACAATTAGGAAATCAAATCTATAGATGTTGTTTATCCTTTTCGAATATGGGTGCACTGAACAAGCGTCATGGGGAAATGGGACAAACTTGTATCTTTCAATTATGATAGCTCAAGTTTAAGAGAAACTGACTTATTTTTTACATTAATATTATTGTTAATGTTGGGGTATGAAAAATAAAACCAAAATTCTTGAACCGTTATCTCAAAGTAGAGAGTGATGAACTGCCAGCACGTTTCAGGATCACGAAAAGCATTCCGGTTGACTTCGATCCTTTGGCTTCCATTGAGGATCTCTGGACAATCCATGATCTTGAGATCGGAAAGTATCGGGAGTTACTGGAAACTATCGATCTTAAAGGGAAGAATATTGAACTTCCGGAAGCTCAGCCTTCTCTTCTGGACCTGAAGGTCGGGATAGCTGAGAGAATACTTGGGAATTGTCATCTGTGTGAACGAAGATGTGGTGTAAATCGCAGGAAGGGTGAAAAAGGATTCTGCAGATTGCTTGAGACCTCCAGATATGCATCGGAATTCCTGCACATGGGGGAAGAACCGGAACTTGTGCCTTCACATACGATATTCTTCACAGGTTGCGTCTTTGCCTGTGTTTTCTGTCAGAACTGGGATATATCCACGCGGCCTGAAAGCGGATTCGTTGCAGATCCTGAAAACCTGGCCGGGATCATAGAAATGAGACGACTTGAAGGTTCAAGTAATGTAAATTTTGTAACCCCTACCCCACATGCACATTGTGTTCTGAAGATCATTAACAGAACCAATGTCAATGTTCCGATGGTGTGGAATTCTAACATGTACCATTCATCAGAGGTGGCAAAAGTACTGGAGGGTGTTATCGATGTATATCTTGCTGACTTCAAATATGGGAGTGATGAATGCGCACGAAAGTATTCCAAAGTAAAGGACTATACTTACGTTGTCAAAAGGAATCACGAAGTTGCCTATCAGGATGCAGAGGTCATAATACGTCATCTTGTAATGCCCGGTCATCTGGAATGTTGTACAAGACCGATCGCAGAATGGGTGGCAAGCCATATTCCTGAGGTGCGATTCAATCTGATGTTCCAGTATTCTCCATACTTCAGGGCTTCAGAATATCCTGAGATCGATCGTCGACTTACTTCTAATGAGAAGAGACGTGCAATCGAGATTGTAGAGGAAGCTGGTCTTGAGGATGTTTTGATCTGATACTACTTTATTTTTTGATATAACAGGAAGGAATTAGAATATAAGTTAAAAAAGCTTGCAGCACTCCTATATTGAATACACATATTTTTATAATATCAAATCTTTTTTTGCTGAAACGAGTACCTTGACTACAGGTGATACAACGATCCATTTCAGCTTATATTCTGATTTCTTAATAGTTTCCGGGATATTGCTTATAATGATGGCACTCTATATCCAGCAGTTTAGGGACTCTGAGTATGTTGCTTATTTTGGAATGTTGTTGTTCTCTCTTGCGATCTATTCAATATTCTATTCTCTGGAGATCGCTTCAACAGAACTGGAAGCTTCGCTGATCTTCTACAAACTCCAGTATGTCGGAATATCGATGATACCGGCTTTTTTACTTCTGTTCTCTATGAGCTATACAGGAAGAGAGCAGTGGCTTACACACAGGAAGATGGTCGGTCTGTTCATCGTACCGATGATAACCCTTGTTCTTGCATTTACAACAGAGATACATTCCCTTTTTCATGAAACGATTTACATAAGCAGTACAGGTCCTTTTTTTGGACTCTATTTTGAACCGGGTCT encodes the following:
- a CDS encoding radical SAM protein; protein product: MNRYLKVESDELPARFRITKSIPVDFDPLASIEDLWTIHDLEIGKYRELLETIDLKGKNIELPEAQPSLLDLKVGIAERILGNCHLCERRCGVNRRKGEKGFCRLLETSRYASEFLHMGEEPELVPSHTIFFTGCVFACVFCQNWDISTRPESGFVADPENLAGIIEMRRLEGSSNVNFVTPTPHAHCVLKIINRTNVNVPMVWNSNMYHSSEVAKVLEGVIDVYLADFKYGSDECARKYSKVKDYTYVVKRNHEVAYQDAEVIIRHLVMPGHLECCTRPIAEWVASHIPEVRFNLMFQYSPYFRASEYPEIDRRLTSNEKRRAIEIVEEAGLEDVLI